Proteins encoded together in one Terriglobia bacterium window:
- a CDS encoding mechanosensitive ion channel domain-containing protein yields the protein MRSFVSLCLLAVFLQQSTPAPNLPTADQTLNYVKESISWYQQLHDEEALATTAVDTTYLNDERTVALQILKLSFDFAKAQAALLSKQSPSTASDQQSSEVAGYSGLTKAAAAAEDEVKNTQQELDQTRAKLQTAEGARQRQLQATVDELQSEINLAKTRGDTFRSIIQFVAASGTSGTSLETQIAQLQQTVPELAAETAKPAGPQSTAAAPQAPAAQTAPRTQTPAGILDLVTSLFSLASKMRALGRADQSTDALASLAQQLRNPFTRNLITTAQRGEELAKAADTSGPVQLEQQKKDLDGLTAHFQAISSLVVPLGRQRLLFSVYKGTLERWKASVQSEYSTELQKLAGRAIGLALALAVVFILAEIWRKATLKYVRDMRRRYQFLLIRRIVVWIAIAITIAFALATEIGSLATFAGLITAGIAVALQNVILAIAGYFFLVGKYGVRVGDRVQISGVTGTVVDIGMIRMHMMELAGPGNDRQPTGRVVVFSNSIVFQPTASFFKQIPGTNFGWHEVTLILSPDSDYHLAEERMLGAVEHVYTTYKGKMEEQHRRMEQAFTMGLDLPQPKSRLRLTQTGLEVVIRYPLELEKSAEVDDQIIRELLTALEKPPKLKLVGSGTPNIQPVVPGSPAA from the coding sequence ATGCGCTCATTCGTTTCTCTCTGTCTATTGGCCGTGTTCCTGCAGCAATCGACCCCGGCGCCGAACCTCCCCACTGCCGACCAGACACTGAATTACGTAAAAGAAAGCATCAGCTGGTACCAGCAACTTCACGACGAAGAAGCGCTCGCAACCACGGCGGTAGACACCACATATCTGAACGACGAACGGACAGTGGCTCTGCAGATTTTGAAACTGTCCTTTGATTTCGCGAAGGCCCAGGCGGCATTGCTGTCCAAGCAGTCGCCTTCCACCGCTTCGGATCAACAAAGTAGCGAGGTGGCGGGATACTCGGGTCTCACGAAGGCAGCGGCCGCTGCCGAAGACGAAGTCAAAAACACCCAGCAGGAACTGGATCAGACAAGGGCCAAGCTGCAAACCGCGGAAGGAGCACGACAGCGGCAACTGCAAGCGACGGTCGACGAACTGCAAAGCGAGATCAATCTGGCAAAGACACGCGGGGATACATTCCGCAGCATTATCCAGTTCGTGGCGGCATCTGGAACTTCGGGAACGAGTCTCGAGACGCAGATCGCGCAATTGCAGCAAACTGTACCCGAACTGGCGGCCGAAACGGCCAAACCCGCAGGACCGCAGAGCACTGCGGCTGCGCCTCAGGCTCCGGCCGCTCAGACCGCGCCCCGCACTCAAACTCCAGCCGGCATCCTCGATCTCGTCACCAGTCTGTTCAGTTTGGCGAGCAAGATGCGCGCGCTCGGCCGGGCCGACCAGTCGACAGATGCGCTTGCCAGCTTGGCGCAACAACTCAGGAATCCATTTACCAGGAATCTGATCACGACAGCCCAGCGCGGAGAGGAACTCGCCAAGGCCGCGGACACGTCGGGTCCTGTACAGCTCGAACAGCAGAAAAAAGATCTTGATGGGCTGACCGCTCATTTTCAGGCCATCTCGAGCCTCGTCGTGCCGCTCGGCCGGCAGCGCCTGCTGTTTAGCGTTTACAAGGGAACGCTCGAGCGATGGAAAGCGAGCGTCCAGAGTGAATACTCCACCGAGCTTCAAAAGCTTGCCGGCCGTGCCATCGGCCTTGCCTTGGCGCTCGCGGTCGTATTTATTCTCGCGGAAATCTGGCGGAAGGCGACGTTGAAATACGTCCGTGATATGCGCCGGCGGTACCAGTTCCTGCTGATACGCCGGATTGTGGTCTGGATTGCCATAGCAATCACGATTGCTTTTGCGCTGGCAACGGAGATCGGGTCTCTTGCAACGTTTGCCGGTTTGATTACGGCTGGAATCGCCGTGGCCCTGCAGAATGTGATCCTGGCGATTGCCGGATACTTCTTTCTGGTCGGCAAATATGGGGTTCGTGTCGGGGACCGCGTTCAGATTTCCGGAGTCACCGGAACGGTCGTCGATATCGGCATGATCCGGATGCACATGATGGAACTGGCGGGCCCGGGAAATGACCGCCAGCCGACCGGCCGCGTGGTGGTGTTCTCCAACTCCATCGTGTTTCAGCCCACCGCCAGCTTCTTCAAGCAAATCCCGGGAACCAACTTCGGATGGCACGAAGTGACTCTTATTCTCTCACCCGATAGTGATTACCACCTTGCCGAGGAGCGCATGCTCGGCGCCGTGGAACATGTATATACCACTTATAAAGGCAAGATGGAGGAGCAGCACAGGCGCATGGAACAGGCCTTCACGATGGGTCTGGACCTTCCGCAGCCGAAGAGCCGCCTGCGCTTAACGCAGACCGGACTGGAAGTGGTGATCCGCTATCCGCTGGAACTGGAGAAGTCCGCCGAAGTCGATGACCAGATTATCCGCGAACTGCTGACCGCACTCGAAAAGCCGCCGAAGCTGAAACTGGTGGGCTCGGGCACGCCGAACATTCAACCGGTCGTCCCTGGAAGTCCAGCAGCGTGA
- the cyaY gene encoding iron donor protein CyaY: MGLTEAEFRSRCEDVFNRLNRALDVVAENYDAEILLQNGVLSIEIEAPEPGKIVISPQAPTRQIWISAQSTSFKLNWGGDAFVLPATGESLNQLIGRLVGEQLGVAPIVL, translated from the coding sequence ATGGGTCTAACTGAAGCTGAATTTCGGTCGCGCTGCGAGGATGTATTCAACCGATTGAACCGGGCGCTGGATGTGGTGGCAGAAAACTATGACGCGGAGATCCTGCTCCAGAACGGCGTCCTGTCAATCGAGATCGAGGCCCCGGAGCCGGGAAAGATCGTGATCAGCCCGCAGGCTCCGACGCGGCAGATCTGGATTTCTGCCCAGTCCACAAGCTTCAAGCTCAACTGGGGCGGTGACGCATTCGTTCTCCCTGCAACCGGCGAGAGCCTGAACCAGCTGATCGGCCGGCTGGTCGGCGAGCAGCTGGGCGTCGCGCCGATTGTGTTGTGA
- a CDS encoding M20/M25/M40 family metallo-hydrolase — protein sequence MNPFELTRRLIEIPSVTGSEREIGEFLSSHLASLGYRVERQAVTAGRFNVFAFAGEGHVMFCTHIDTVPPATIPFREDADHLYGRGACDTKGIIAAMLEAGGRLRRDGITNFGYLFLVGEETDSIGAKTANTLKWNSEFVIVGEPTQNKLARAQKGMLMVSLTAAGRACHSGYPEHGESAIRKLITVIQACESADWGNDSTLGKGSFNTGVFQGGQAANIVPPSASASVMIRTVEPRAQVEEKMRRIVGNSATMEIVGASDPLILHVVDGFETTVVSFGSDAPHLPDTGKRLLIGPGSILDAHTAGEKISKRELIDGVGLYERLVRTLLM from the coding sequence ATGAATCCCTTTGAATTGACCCGGCGGTTGATCGAGATTCCATCCGTCACCGGCTCAGAGCGGGAGATTGGGGAATTTCTTTCCTCTCACCTGGCCTCGCTCGGTTATCGCGTCGAACGGCAGGCCGTTACCGCCGGCCGCTTCAACGTGTTCGCCTTTGCCGGCGAGGGCCACGTTATGTTCTGCACGCACATCGACACTGTTCCTCCTGCGACCATCCCATTCCGCGAAGACGCCGATCATCTTTACGGCCGCGGCGCCTGCGACACGAAAGGCATCATTGCCGCGATGCTCGAGGCGGGCGGCCGGCTCCGGCGCGATGGCATCACCAACTTCGGTTATCTGTTTCTCGTCGGCGAGGAAACCGACAGTATCGGAGCAAAGACTGCCAACACGCTGAAGTGGAATTCGGAATTCGTCATCGTCGGTGAACCGACGCAGAATAAACTCGCGCGGGCTCAAAAGGGAATGTTGATGGTCAGCCTCACTGCCGCGGGCCGGGCCTGCCACTCCGGTTATCCCGAGCATGGCGAATCCGCGATCAGGAAATTAATCACGGTCATTCAGGCCTGCGAGTCCGCCGACTGGGGAAACGATTCGACCCTCGGCAAGGGATCTTTTAACACCGGAGTCTTCCAGGGCGGACAGGCGGCGAATATCGTGCCGCCCTCGGCGTCCGCATCCGTCATGATCCGCACGGTGGAACCACGCGCTCAAGTTGAAGAGAAGATGCGGCGGATCGTGGGGAATTCCGCTACTATGGAAATCGTCGGCGCATCGGATCCCTTGATATTGCACGTCGTGGACGGTTTTGAAACCACTGTCGTATCGTTCGGCAGCGACGCGCCGCATCTGCCGGATACCGGCAAGCGGCTGTTGATCGGTCCGGGTTCGATCCTCGACGCGCATACCGCGGGCGAGAAAATCAGCAAGCGTGAGTTGATTGACGGCGTCGGACTGTATGAGCGGCTCGTTCGAACACTCTTGATGTAG
- the dapB gene encoding 4-hydroxy-tetrahydrodipicolinate reductase, with translation MKIALFGYGKMGREIESVAREQGETIAEVFDEFRLVEAGPLAGVDMCIDFSMPDAVLGNIRAAIQAKRDIVVGTTGWDKHLPEIRDAVKDSGLLYASNFSLGVNLFFRMVKHAAGLMNRAAEYDPYVHEIHHKDKVDSPSGTALTIARILVDGIDRKKEILTRPPDGSIKPGMLHVSSTRAGAVAGTHTVAFDSAADSIELKHTAKSRRGFALGALAAARWLRGRKGVYTMDDVEL, from the coding sequence ATGAAAATTGCACTCTTCGGCTACGGCAAAATGGGCCGCGAAATCGAGTCTGTTGCGCGCGAACAGGGCGAGACCATCGCGGAGGTCTTCGACGAGTTCCGCCTCGTGGAGGCTGGACCGCTTGCCGGCGTCGACATGTGCATCGATTTCTCGATGCCCGACGCCGTTCTCGGCAATATCCGCGCGGCAATTCAGGCGAAACGCGACATTGTCGTCGGGACGACCGGCTGGGATAAACATCTGCCCGAGATCCGGGACGCTGTGAAAGATTCGGGGTTGCTGTATGCGTCGAATTTTTCGCTGGGCGTGAATCTGTTCTTCAGAATGGTGAAACATGCCGCCGGCTTGATGAACCGGGCAGCCGAGTACGATCCCTACGTGCATGAGATTCATCATAAGGACAAAGTCGACAGCCCCAGCGGCACCGCGCTCACGATCGCGCGGATCCTGGTAGACGGCATCGACCGGAAGAAAGAGATTCTGACGCGGCCCCCGGATGGAAGCATCAAACCCGGGATGCTCCACGTTTCTTCGACCCGCGCCGGCGCCGTTGCCGGGACGCATACGGTGGCTTTCGATTCCGCCGCCGACTCGATCGAACTGAAGCACACGGCCAAGTCCCGCCGCGGCTTTGCGCTCGGCGCGCTGGCCGCAGCCCGCTGGCTGCGCGGGCGAAAAGGCGTCTACACAATGGATGATGTGGAATTGTAG
- the dapA gene encoding 4-hydroxy-tetrahydrodipicolinate synthase → MTKKSFQGTGTAMITPFKADGSIDEKALRRFVDFQIDGGVDMLLPCGTTGEGATLDESETDRVMQIVIEQAKHRVPVIAGAGSNSTAKAVQMTKRARKIGADGVLSVGPYYNKPTQQGYYEHFKAIAEAENMPVIVYNVPGRTGGNIEAKTMLRLASEIPNIVAVKEASGNIGQMMDIIREAPRDFRVLCGDDAMALPLIAVGGAGIVSVVSNEAPSMMSAMIDAALDGHTGKARDLHYKLLPLMNINFIESNPIPVKAALAMMGLIEENYRLPLVPITPANREKLAKVVEEIGLLQPAGK, encoded by the coding sequence ATGACAAAGAAGTCATTTCAGGGAACCGGCACGGCGATGATTACGCCATTCAAGGCGGATGGCAGCATCGATGAGAAAGCCCTCCGGCGTTTCGTCGATTTTCAAATCGACGGCGGTGTGGACATGCTGCTGCCTTGCGGCACAACGGGCGAGGGCGCGACGCTCGACGAAAGCGAAACCGATCGCGTTATGCAGATCGTTATCGAGCAGGCAAAGCACCGGGTGCCGGTGATCGCCGGGGCGGGCAGCAATTCCACCGCAAAAGCCGTTCAAATGACCAAACGCGCCAGGAAGATCGGCGCCGACGGTGTGCTCTCCGTCGGTCCTTATTACAACAAGCCGACGCAGCAGGGCTACTACGAACACTTCAAGGCAATCGCTGAAGCCGAGAACATGCCCGTGATTGTGTACAACGTGCCCGGCCGCACCGGAGGGAACATCGAAGCGAAGACGATGCTCCGCCTGGCCTCCGAGATCCCGAACATCGTTGCCGTGAAGGAAGCTTCCGGGAACATCGGTCAGATGATGGATATCATCCGCGAGGCTCCGCGGGATTTCCGCGTCCTGTGCGGCGACGACGCGATGGCGCTGCCGCTGATTGCCGTCGGCGGCGCCGGAATCGTCTCCGTGGTCTCGAACGAAGCTCCCTCGATGATGAGCGCAATGATCGACGCGGCTCTCGATGGCCATACCGGGAAAGCCAGGGACCTGCATTACAAGCTGCTGCCGTTGATGAATATCAACTTCATCGAGTCGAATCCGATTCCGGTGAAGGCGGCGCTCGCGATGATGGGCTTGATCGAGGAGAATTACCGCCTGCCGCTGGTACCCATCACGCCGGCGAATCGTGAAAAGCTGGCGAAGGTGGTCGAGGAGATCGGATTACTCCAACCTGCGGGTAAATGA
- the bla gene encoding subclass B3 metallo-beta-lactamase, translated as MRKSILVLIALSFLPLRAFSQAAAPAGWNDPFPPHKIMDNFYYVGTKELGSFLIVTPQGLILMNSDYEASVPVIRKNVEDLGFKFTDIKILIAGHAHPDHVEGDAMVKQLTGAQVIVGRVDAPKTAEFRPGGKTHPIDRLIDDGETVTFGGTTLTAHMMPGHTKGCLAWTMDLKENGKTYHGFVECSLNGRFLQVLDNYPGMLDDFRATYKKARTFPVDVWVSSHASFYNMAEKYAKLQKRGPGDPNPFIDPQGYLAHVDEYEKSFEAAAAAPPQRGQGRGNRGQR; from the coding sequence GTGCGCAAATCGATATTAGTGCTTATCGCCCTGTCTTTTCTTCCACTGCGGGCGTTTTCTCAGGCTGCGGCTCCGGCCGGCTGGAACGATCCGTTTCCGCCTCACAAGATCATGGATAACTTTTACTACGTGGGGACCAAGGAACTGGGGTCCTTCCTGATCGTCACACCTCAGGGTTTGATCCTGATGAACAGCGACTATGAAGCCTCTGTTCCGGTAATTCGCAAGAACGTGGAAGATCTCGGCTTCAAGTTCACCGACATCAAAATCCTGATTGCCGGTCATGCCCACCCGGATCACGTCGAAGGAGATGCGATGGTCAAGCAGTTGACGGGTGCGCAGGTGATTGTCGGACGCGTCGATGCGCCGAAGACGGCGGAGTTTCGGCCGGGAGGGAAGACGCATCCGATCGATCGGCTGATCGATGACGGCGAAACCGTCACATTCGGCGGAACCACACTGACGGCTCATATGATGCCCGGCCACACGAAGGGGTGCCTCGCCTGGACGATGGATCTGAAGGAGAACGGCAAAACCTATCACGGGTTTGTCGAGTGCAGCCTGAATGGCCGCTTCCTCCAAGTCCTGGACAACTACCCGGGCATGCTGGACGATTTCCGGGCCACCTATAAGAAAGCCCGCACGTTTCCGGTCGACGTCTGGGTCAGCTCGCATGCGTCCTTCTATAACATGGCTGAAAAGTATGCGAAGCTGCAGAAGCGAGGTCCGGGAGATCCGAATCCCTTTATCGACCCGCAGGGATACCTGGCTCACGTCGATGAGTATGAGAAGAGCTTCGAAGCGGCGGCCGCGGCGCCGCCTCAGCGAGGCCAGGGCAGAGGCAACCGGGGGCAGCGGTAG
- a CDS encoding Do family serine endopeptidase, with product MRRHVVAPIWLLLLVLIFIVIISAGVGLHRGKQSAQPFFTVAAASGPDMGIPFSGSFAPVVKKVTPSVVNISSSRVVPTQQLAPFLEDPFFRHFFGSIPREQKEHSLGSGVVISPDGYILTNNHVVENASDIEVSFDNESQIPARIIGTDSRTDLAVVKLDRHGLTPLPLADSSEVQVGDIALAIGDPFGIGRTVTMGIVSATSRGNLGIENEEDFIQTDAAINPGNSGGALINTRGELIGVNTAILSPTGGNLGIGFAVPSNMARFVMEQISKSGKVIRGYLGVTVQAVTPELAKQFTYSGGNGALVGEVEPGSPAERAGLQRGDIITGMNAKPVTDNRDLQLTVSEMSPGSSVALTIFRGGRQQQINVTLGEQPPQQKGGEK from the coding sequence ATGCGCAGACACGTGGTTGCTCCGATCTGGTTGCTGTTATTGGTGCTTATCTTTATCGTGATCATCAGTGCGGGGGTCGGCTTGCACCGCGGAAAGCAAAGTGCACAGCCGTTTTTTACCGTCGCAGCCGCTTCGGGGCCTGACATGGGCATCCCGTTTAGCGGATCTTTCGCGCCGGTCGTGAAGAAGGTGACCCCGTCGGTAGTCAACATTTCTTCCTCGCGAGTGGTCCCGACTCAGCAACTGGCGCCTTTTCTGGAAGACCCATTCTTCCGTCACTTTTTCGGATCCATTCCGCGCGAGCAGAAAGAACATAGCCTGGGCTCGGGGGTCGTCATCAGCCCCGACGGCTACATCCTGACGAACAATCATGTGGTGGAAAACGCCAGCGACATCGAAGTCTCTTTCGACAATGAAAGCCAGATTCCTGCCCGCATCATCGGCACCGACTCGCGCACGGATCTTGCTGTCGTCAAGCTCGACCGGCACGGACTGACGCCGCTTCCCCTGGCCGATTCGTCGGAAGTGCAGGTCGGCGACATCGCGCTCGCGATCGGCGACCCATTCGGAATCGGACGCACCGTGACGATGGGTATCGTCAGCGCGACGAGCCGGGGCAATCTCGGCATCGAGAACGAAGAGGATTTTATTCAGACCGACGCCGCGATCAATCCGGGCAATTCAGGCGGCGCACTGATCAATACGCGCGGTGAATTGATCGGCGTCAACACAGCCATTCTGAGCCCGACCGGCGGAAACCTGGGCATCGGTTTCGCCGTGCCATCGAATATGGCGCGCTTTGTCATGGAGCAGATTTCGAAGTCCGGGAAGGTGATCCGCGGCTACCTCGGCGTCACGGTGCAGGCGGTCACTCCCGAGCTTGCGAAGCAATTCACATATAGCGGCGGCAACGGCGCGCTTGTCGGCGAAGTTGAGCCGGGAAGCCCGGCCGAGCGGGCGGGCTTGCAGAGAGGCGACATCATCACCGGGATGAACGCTAAGCCTGTTACAGACAATCGCGACCTGCAACTCACCGTATCGGAGATGTCCCCGGGATCTTCCGTGGCGCTGACGATTTTCCGCGGCGGCCGGCAGCAGCAGATCAACGTCACGTTGGGCGAACAACCGCCGCAACAAAAAGGTGGTGAAAAGTGA